The Pseudodesulfovibrio cashew genomic sequence GGGTGCGTTTTTTGTTTGGGGATAAAAGTGCACAACCCCCACTTGACTCTTAAGCTTTTTTTAGATTCGACCGAATACTAAGGCGTGGCACTGGCAATCAATCATAACCTGATGGCGATGAACGCCTCCCGGAACCTGGGCGCGACCTTCGGCGACCTGGCGACCTCCACACGTCGTCTTTCTTCCGGACTGCGCATCTCCCAGGCCTCGGACGATGCAGCCGGGCTGGCCATCCGCGAACTCATGCGGGCCGAGATTGCTTCCCTGAATCAGGGCATTCGAAATGCCAACGATGCCATCTCCCTTGTCCAGACTGCTGACGGCGCTCTCGGGGTCATCGACGAGAAGCTCATTCGCATGAAAGAGCTGGCAATGCAGGCCGCCACCGGAACCTACAATTCGGACCAGCGGTTGATCATCGACTCCGAATACCAGGCCATGGCCAGTGAGATCACCCGCATCGCCCAGTCCACCGACTTCAACGGCATCCACCTGCTTAACGGCAACCTGTCCGGTGCGCACAACGGCACCGGGCTTCAGGCCTCCGGCAGGCTCAAGGTCCACTTCGGCACGGGCAACGACTGCGCCGAGGACTACTATTACATCCAGATTAATACGGCCACGGCCAGCGCCCTCGGCGTTGGAGGCGGTACCAGGCGGATAGATAACCTCGACCAAGCAGGCATCCTGGCAGCAAATGCCGGAGCCACTTTCATCGCCACCGGAACCTGGCAGGTGGGGTTGCCTCTCTATAACAATACGCCGGACCCGCCCCGGAGCGAATTTGCCTCTGGATCCCAGGCCCAATTGTATACCTACAACGGCAACGTTTATGCGGTGATGACCGACACGACCGGCAGCCAGCGCGCCCTGCGTTATTCTGGCGTGACCTATCAGGGAGAGGGCGGCCTCACCGTGACCGAGGTTACCACGCCTCCGGGCAGCCACGTGGACACCCAGGAGCGGGCGCAGGAGGCTCTTGATCCGCTCAACCGGGCCATCATCTCCAAGGACACCATCCGCGCCAATCTGGGTGCGTTGCAGAACCGGCTGGAGAACACGGTCACCGCCCTGGAGATCCAGGCCGAAAACCTTCAGGCCGCCGAGTCGCGCATCTCGGACGTGGACGTGGCCACCGAGATGACCGAGTTCGTGCGCAACCAGATCAAGGCCCAGGCCGCCGTCTCCATGCTTTCACAGGCCAACTCCCTGCCGAGAATGGCTCTCTCGCTTATCGGCTAGGCCGGTTGCGACACGATCACAGAAGTTCTCCTGCGGACCGTCGTGGCATGCTGGGTGATGGCGTTCCGGAAGTGGTCAGGGATAGCTTACAGAGACAAGGGTGAGCCCCTGCGGAGGGGCCGTGGCGGGCGCAAGGCTCCGATCGCCGCTTTCCAGAATGGTCCTGATCTCGTCGGGCGAAAGCCTGCCGCGTCCGGCGGCCACCAGGCAGCCCGTCAGATTGCGCACCATCTGTTTGAGGAAGCCGTTGGCCGTGAACCGCCAGACTGTTTCGTGTCCGCTGGGGCCTGGGTGGCGCGAGATACCCGTTATGGTCCGCACCGTGGATTTGACCGGGGTGCCCACGTTCTGGAAGGAGGCAAAGTCGTGCTCACCCAGAAAGACGCGGGCTGCCGCTTCCATGGCCTCGAAATCCACGGGGCCGCAGTTCCAGACGAATCGCCTGCGCTGGGGCAGGCAGAACTCGCGGGTGTGCCAGAGAGCATACTCGTAGGTTTTTCCCGTGGCCGAGTAGCGGGCATGGAAGTCCTCGTCGGTCACGACACAATCCACGACGCGAACGTCCTTGGGCAGGATGGCGTTGAGCGCCCGCTGCCAGGGCAGGTCGGCCCGTTCGTCCGGGCTGTCGAAGTGTGCGGCCTGGCCCAGGGCATGGACCCCGGCGTCCGTACGCCCGGAGCCGTGTACACGCGGCGGCGCGCCCAGGATTTTACCCAGGGCGCGTTCCAGCTCACCCTGCACGGTGCGGCCGTAGGGCTGCAATTGCCAGCCGGAAAAGTCGGTGCCGTCGTAGGCTAGGGTGAGCTTGACGCGAGCCATGGGTTCCTCCAGGCCGGGACCATAGCGCATTAGCGCGGGGCGGGGAAGGGTGGGCTTCTGGCGTCCCGGACCGGGCTGTGCTATCACTCCGGCCATGGGTCTGATTGCACGAATTCTGCCGTCCAGGCGGCGTGGGGAACAGGGCGAGGAAGCGGCCGCCCGGTTCCTCAAGACGCGTGGCTTCCGCGTGCTGGAGCGCAACTGGCGATACCGGCAGTGGGAGCTGGACCTGATATGTCGCGACAGGGACACCCTGGTTTTCGTTGAGGTCAAGACCCGGGCGGCCACGACCATGGGCTCACCAGCCGACGGGCTGGGCAGGCGGAAGCGGGAACGGCTGGTCAAGGCCGCGAGCCGGTATCTTTCCACCAAGAACCTGTGGGACATGCCGTGCCGCTTCGACTTCGTTGCCGTGGTGGACAGGGAGGGCTCCCTGGAAGTGGAGCATGTTGAAAACGCTTTTGATCTGACAGGGATGGAGTAAATGGACGAGACGGGTAAACTGTGGGTGGTAGCCACCCCTCTGGGCAATGCGGACGATCTGTCGCCGCGCGCCAGGGCAGTGCTGGAGGACGCGGACGTGGTTCTGGCCGAGGACACCCGCCGGGCCGGACTGCTCTTCAAGCGGCTGGAGTTGGAGCGCCATGGCCGCCTCATGTCTTTCTTCGAGCACAACGAGGACAAGCGGCTGCCCCGTGTTCTCGAATTTCTGGAGGAGGGCCTTTCCGTGGCCCTGATCTCCGATGCCGGGACCCCGCTGCTCTCCGACCCCGGCTTTACCCTGGTCCGAGCCTGCCGCGAGCGGAATATCCCGGTCTCGCCCGTGCCCGGCCCCAGCGCGCCAGTTACCGCGCTTTCGGCCTCGGGGCTGCCGCCGCTGCCCTACACCTTTCTCGGCTTCATGCCGCGCCGCAAGTCTCAGACCGAAAAGCTGCTCGCCGCCCATCGCGACACCGGGGCCACGCTGGTCCTGTTCGAACGCAAGTCGCGTCTGGAGGGCACCCTGCGTATCGCCGGGGAAGCCCTCGGCGGACGGGAGTTCTGCGTGGCTCGGGAGCTGACCAAGGAGTACGAGGAGTTCCTGTACGGCTCGTTGGACGCACTGGAGCTATTCGATTGCGACCTGCGCGGCGAGTTGACGGTTATCATCGGCCCCGGCGGTGGAGAGGGCGAAGTGTCAGAGGACGACCTGGCCCGACTCATCGAAGAGGAACGCGAGGCCGGCGGCAAGCCCAAGGAGATCGCCCGGCGCGTTGCCGAGCGGGCGCCCGGCTGGACCGCCAAGGAGATTTACGGGCTGATGCGCGATTGAGTTTGCGCCTGCTCAAAAAGATAACGGACCGGCAACCGGATGATTCCGGTTGCCGGTCCGTTATTTTCCTCTTTCACGCGGCCGTTGTCGCCGCGTGGGTTCTTCCTACATGCGGAAGCGGTCCCTGTCGAAAAAGGCGTAGAAGGTGGTGCCCGCGTCGCACCAGCGGGGGTAGCGTTTTTCGCAGTGCCTGGTCAGGCGGTGCAGGATGGGCGTCCAGCGGGCAATGCGCGGACCGACGACGAACTCGGCCTCAAGGATGATGCCAATCAGCACGAACGCCAGCAATACATAAACAAACAACATTTCCATCGACATGTGTCGGACCTCCTTAGTGATAGGGGTAACTACTGTAGCCTTTTTTGGGGCTTGGTCAACAGGGTTTGCAAATTCTATTTTTCACATACTTCCGGTGGGTCCGCGGCTGGACAGCCGTGGGCGTGTGTGCTTTGATGCGCTCCTCATGAGTCTCGACGTTATTTCCCGCAAGGTTCTGGACGGGGCCGCGCCCTCCGATTCCGACATCCGCTACCTGATCGGCCTGCCCGATGAACGGTTGGGCGAGTTGCTCCGGGCGGCCCACGCCATCCGAACGGCCCATTTCGGCAACCGGATCGGACTGTGCGCCATCATCAACGCTAAGTCGGGCACCTGTTCCGAGGACTGCGCCTTTTGTGCCCAGTCAGGGCATCACCGGGCCGAGAGCCCCGAGTATCCGCTCTTGTCGCCAGAGGAGATCGCGGCAGCGGGCGAGGCGGCACGCCGCAATGGCGCGTCTCGATTCGGGATTGTTGCCAGCGGCAAACTGGTGAGCAGCGCGGACCTGGCCGGTTTCACCGACGCGGTCCGGCGGCTTGCGGCCCTCGGGGTCAAGCCGGACCTCTCTCCTGGCATTCTCGACTGTTCGCAGCTAAAAGCATTGAAAGTCGCAGGGCTCGCGGGCTATCATCATAATTTGGAAACCTCGGCCTCCTTTTTCCCGAACATCTGTACCACCCATTCCTACGACGAAGATGTGCGGGCCGTGCGGGCCGGACTGGAAGCGGGCCTGTACGTCTGCTCGGGCGGCATTTTCGGCGTGGGCGAGTCCTGGGACGACCGGGTGGAGCTGGCTCTGCTGCTCAGGGATCTCGGTGTGCCCTCCGTGCCCATGAATTTTTTGATTCGCATGGTAGGCACCCCGCTGGAAAACCAGGAAGTGCTCACCTCAGGGGAGGCGCTGAAGATTGTGGCCCTGTACCGTTTTCTCCTGCCGGATCGCGCCCTGCGTATCTGCGGCGGGCGGCTCACGGTGTTCGGCGCGGCGGGAAAGAAGGCGCTGCTGACCGCAGGAGCCAGCGGACTGATGATCGGCGACTACCTGACCACCCGGGGCGGCGACCCGGAAGGGGACCTGCGCGAGATCGAAGAAGCGGGACTTGTCCCGGAGACCATCAAGGCGTAAGAAACCAAAGCATATGACGAAGAATTCCCTGACCGACCTGCATCTGCTCGTTTGGACCGCGCTCATGGCGGCGGCCATCGGCGCGGGTGCATACCTCATCGTGCCCATCGGGCCGGTGCCTATTTCCATGCAGCCCTTTTTCATCTTCCTGGCCGGGTACGTGCTCGGCGCCAGGCGCGGTGCGCTGGCCGTGGGGCTTTACCTGCTGGCCGGAACCATCGGGCTGCCGGTCTTCGCGGGCGGCAAGTCCGGCCTGGGCCATCTGCTGGGCCCCACCGGAGGCTATCTATTCGGTTTCATGGTCTCTGCCTGGCTGTGCGGCCTGGCAGGCCACCACGAGCGGGTCATCCCCTGGATCAAAGGGCTGGCCTTCGGCGCGGGGGCACTGCTCACGGCCTATGCCGCAGGCGCGGCCTGGCTCAAGTTCGCCCTGGGCCTGACCTGGTACAAGGCCTGGCTGGCGGGCGTGGTCCCGTTCATCCCGTGGGACGCCGTCAAGGTCGTCCTCGCCCTGCTCTGCGTCCGCTATCTGGCCAGACACAACCTGTTGCCGGGACAGCGCTAGGAACGGAACTTCATGTCCATGTCCCTGCCGTCCAGACCGGATTCGCGCACCATGGCGCACATGCGCAGCTTCATGCGCTGTTATCTGGCCGGGGCCGGGTTCAACACGCGGGGCATGCAGAACATCGGACTCATGTACGCCATGCAGCCTGGACTTTCTTCGGTGCATGACGACCCCAAGGCCCTGAAGACGGCCTACAAGCGGTATGTCAGCCACTATCAGTCCCATCCGTTCTGGATGCCCTGTCTGGTGGGCATCTACCTGAACGTGGAGGCCGCCATCGCGGCGGGG encodes the following:
- a CDS encoding flagellin: MALAINHNLMAMNASRNLGATFGDLATSTRRLSSGLRISQASDDAAGLAIRELMRAEIASLNQGIRNANDAISLVQTADGALGVIDEKLIRMKELAMQAATGTYNSDQRLIIDSEYQAMASEITRIAQSTDFNGIHLLNGNLSGAHNGTGLQASGRLKVHFGTGNDCAEDYYYIQINTATASALGVGGGTRRIDNLDQAGILAANAGATFIATGTWQVGLPLYNNTPDPPRSEFASGSQAQLYTYNGNVYAVMTDTTGSQRALRYSGVTYQGEGGLTVTEVTTPPGSHVDTQERAQEALDPLNRAIISKDTIRANLGALQNRLENTVTALEIQAENLQAAESRISDVDVATEMTEFVRNQIKAQAAVSMLSQANSLPRMALSLIG
- the truA gene encoding tRNA pseudouridine(38-40) synthase TruA — encoded protein: MARVKLTLAYDGTDFSGWQLQPYGRTVQGELERALGKILGAPPRVHGSGRTDAGVHALGQAAHFDSPDERADLPWQRALNAILPKDVRVVDCVVTDEDFHARYSATGKTYEYALWHTREFCLPQRRRFVWNCGPVDFEAMEAAARVFLGEHDFASFQNVGTPVKSTVRTITGISRHPGPSGHETVWRFTANGFLKQMVRNLTGCLVAAGRGRLSPDEIRTILESGDRSLAPATAPPQGLTLVSVSYP
- a CDS encoding YraN family protein; this encodes MGLIARILPSRRRGEQGEEAAARFLKTRGFRVLERNWRYRQWELDLICRDRDTLVFVEVKTRAATTMGSPADGLGRRKRERLVKAASRYLSTKNLWDMPCRFDFVAVVDREGSLEVEHVENAFDLTGME
- the rsmI gene encoding 16S rRNA (cytidine(1402)-2'-O)-methyltransferase — encoded protein: MDETGKLWVVATPLGNADDLSPRARAVLEDADVVLAEDTRRAGLLFKRLELERHGRLMSFFEHNEDKRLPRVLEFLEEGLSVALISDAGTPLLSDPGFTLVRACRERNIPVSPVPGPSAPVTALSASGLPPLPYTFLGFMPRRKSQTEKLLAAHRDTGATLVLFERKSRLEGTLRIAGEALGGREFCVARELTKEYEEFLYGSLDALELFDCDLRGELTVIIGPGGGEGEVSEDDLARLIEEEREAGGKPKEIARRVAERAPGWTAKEIYGLMRD
- the bioB gene encoding biotin synthase BioB, which gives rise to MSLDVISRKVLDGAAPSDSDIRYLIGLPDERLGELLRAAHAIRTAHFGNRIGLCAIINAKSGTCSEDCAFCAQSGHHRAESPEYPLLSPEEIAAAGEAARRNGASRFGIVASGKLVSSADLAGFTDAVRRLAALGVKPDLSPGILDCSQLKALKVAGLAGYHHNLETSASFFPNICTTHSYDEDVRAVRAGLEAGLYVCSGGIFGVGESWDDRVELALLLRDLGVPSVPMNFLIRMVGTPLENQEVLTSGEALKIVALYRFLLPDRALRICGGRLTVFGAAGKKALLTAGASGLMIGDYLTTRGGDPEGDLREIEEAGLVPETIKA
- a CDS encoding biotin transporter BioY, which codes for MTKNSLTDLHLLVWTALMAAAIGAGAYLIVPIGPVPISMQPFFIFLAGYVLGARRGALAVGLYLLAGTIGLPVFAGGKSGLGHLLGPTGGYLFGFMVSAWLCGLAGHHERVIPWIKGLAFGAGALLTAYAAGAAWLKFALGLTWYKAWLAGVVPFIPWDAVKVVLALLCVRYLARHNLLPGQR